The following nucleotide sequence is from Labeo rohita strain BAU-BD-2019 chromosome 3, IGBB_LRoh.1.0, whole genome shotgun sequence.
GGCTGTACGGGATCAGATTCAAGCTCTTGTTCAAATCGCTCTCTGGATCAGATGTGTctgataaaaacagaaacagttCACAGGTCAGCTTTGAAAGGAGTTTACTGCTAAATGTCAAATGTAAATCAGCAACCTATAAATGGACAtgagaataaaaaaagcatTGATTTCTGATTAAACCAGGCTGATTAAACAATTTAGAgcataactaaaacaaaacgtATGTATGATTTTTCAGTTCTAGAAATCAAGCTTTACAAATTCCCTAACAAGTTTCATTTTCATGACAGTACAAAGCCTGTCTACATGGCATCCGCTGCACAGAttccttcaaaataaacaagtaaagaTGAGGGTAGGCAGTCTTACCCTCAGGCCTCAGTGTTTCAAAACCTGGCCTGGAAACTGATGATGGATTTCCTCCATTGACAATGCGGACACGCTCACTGCTGTTCATCCTCTTGTACTTGTTATCCACCCTGCTGACAAACTGACACCAGGGATCTCTTTTAATCTCGGCAAGACTCTGCTCTTTTCCTATCTGCAGTAAGACCTCAGCACTATGGCAGGAAGAGCAAACTCAAGAGGACCTGTTACCTGTAATAACTGAAAGATGAAGACACTGGCTCTGGACAGACGCGGACTAGACTTGGGGTCTTGAGTTGGTGTGGGCTCCTCAGGCTGAAGGGTGTTCTGCGAGCACAAATGGAAGCAAGAGAATTCATTAGAGAGGGACACATAGAAAGTGACATTTTCCAagacaattttcaaaaaactaTTAAGGAAATGACATCATGACTATGAGTTATCTGACATGTGACCATtccagggtcagaaatgaacttttccattaaggaATTGATTTCCAtgggcattttttacatttctgaatgcaatttttataatcacacaattttttttttttttttatattttaaactgttgtcaatagCAATAGACatgttaaaattgtatctaaaacagctacatgtaaaaaaaaaacaggagctcataggtctgcaatattattattgtagatTACTGCtctttatattgcaataatgattattaatatcgatatagaaaacaacataaatgtcacattctggcttcacagaAAAACGTGTcttcacagacaaacaaacGTTAGTCTAGTCTACCACAAGTTATGCAAAACCTCCCATTTTAATCACTGAAGCtatgaaattaatcttttatttacatcgtatcctcactgtgttgtttatgatgaagGAATTCGCGAGCGTGCGCAATCAACAACAGCTCCGGCGTTTGGCGTTTTCAgcactgactaatctaagcgcctctgattggctaatacgttcctaagttcaacagaaatgtGTTTGATTGGTTGTAAGGTtcaacgctgcacaaaacagaACGTAGAAGCAATCTGACACAAAGTGTGCGAATATAAACTTAATAGGGGTGTAACGgcacacagatgtcacggttcggttCGAGGGTCATGGTTTGATttgatttcggtacaacagaaaaaaaatatctactatgctaggtttcttttcatttattttaaacagacagtagtacaaattacagtttttccacctacatgtgaaaatactaaatattatattacattaatgtcatatataggctacaaaatctgcagtacatgcagtacaaggaataaatacttgaaaaatatttaatttagttaactgatagacaaggggaaaaaactgtgcgacaggtaacgtagcctatatttgaGTTTCAGTctagttttgtgacagaaaggaaactccaATGGCAGAAAACAACATTCTGTTCcgttttttaagttgattttgctggtataaggaaagttgaagtaaatgcgccggcgcacacaaacacaaaacatatcagttccaggcttccagcattgctaacttgacagcgcagttggtactttatcaaaataaaacagtgaaccaaacatcagagCGCCCGCCTCACTGTGCCACCGTTAGAACATGACTGAAGTAAAAGGTCTATTATTTACATaacaaataatagtttagcatttggatgcatcgcaaatatggaaatattatggaatatttggatttgtgccaaatgaggtaggatacaagagcaaaaagctccatttcgcagacaGTTAAGCAcacaagcctttaaagtaacggtatactcctttgtcagtgagagacacgttcagaatcagcacatgatcactgtctagtgggttttgttttcaagtgcgcaacttctggcattcgctgttcttctgctggcggtcatcaaacagagttgcattactgcgggcaCTTGTTTCGCTTGTTTTGTTGAtccgttgtaaggcctcatgcaccgaaccgagatgcccgtaccgtgacGGTTTGGTACAAATAcgtgtatcgttacacccctaaaaCTTAACCCTGCgaattgacacttttcattcattttcacatttaagtTTAATCGTGATAGCTGTAATacgttgtttaattgtgcagggccgctttgtcttgaatttatgaggcatttttgttcattttggtggcatttttgccacaagccctcaTTAATTTACGACCCTGGACCATGCACACaacacctacactgtaaaatggaGGCTATTTGCATTATTACGTCTTAAAGGAACAGaacaaacagttttttaattCAGAGGTTCAAAGACAGGTTCATACACTAAACTATGACTGTTTTGCTCCAATAGGTGTTGACTGACATTATAAATGGGCTCAGATCCACAGCTGGCCAGTACATAAAAgaactttactttttttcattcGAACAATACTTTTTCATTAGATGAACGAAAACGGTTATTCAGTTCTGTTACCACATAAGAAAGTCagtcaaacaggtttgtaattacatgagagtgagtaaaatgatgacagaattttcattttttgctgaACTATCCCATTGAAGTGACAAAAAGTGTTGAATACAGTCACTTTAATTGGCATTTAAATTACGTCTCGTCAGTTCTGACTCATCAACAAATATGAAAGCCAAAAGTAGATGCATTTCTCCAGTAATCCAGAATAAACTGACCCGTAGTCCTCGCAGAGTTTCGACTTCCTCTCGACCTCCTCGACACATCAGCTTCTGAATCTTCACCAAGAGGAGCTGCTGGGCTCTGGGGAGGATGTGACAGCTAAGTTGACTTTACAGCTTCTCGTCAGTGTCAACAGATATAAAAATGCACACCCACACACTCACCTACACACTGACAGACAATCTGCAGCAGGCAATAGACGAATATTCACACTTTCAGTTTTGAAACAGACACTATAATGGTCACTCGTTTTTCAGTGTCCTCACCTCGAGTAGCTCGGGATGGTGCCTCTCTCTGTGTCCTTGTTGGTGAAAGGGTCAACACGGGCGCACACCCACTCGCATTTGCCCTGGTGCATGGTGTCCAGGACATGGAGAACCTCGTCACATCGTACGTTGAGTGAACAGTTGTCCAACTGGCTGGAGATGTTCAGATTGAGACGGATGTAGAAAGAGTCTCCGGATACCACTGTGCCATCTTCAATGTCCTTCAGCAGACGCCTGTAGCCTGGACACAAAAAGCAGGGTCAAGGCATTCTGTGGCCCAATAAAAAGCACTGAGGAGTAGAGAAGTGACCCTTAGAATAGTTTGGTGTGGATGGAGCTTAACACAACACTATGCTGTGATGGGAACAAAGGAGCAGCATTTGATTCAGACAGAGCCATGGGCTAAAAGACCAAAGCGCTGTCTTTTCTTTAGAGTCTGAATATGTTATTAGGTTCCTCCCAGGGTGGCGGAGCACTTTTTGAAGTatgcacactgaaaaaaaagcatgttcCTTTTAAGAGAAGTCTGGACTCACCATCATAGTTGTGCTTGTAATGGAGATGCACTTCTCCAGTGCATCTCTGCAGGGTCCAGTGAGCTTCCTCTTTGGTGCAAGTGTCCAATGCCACACTCTGAGCTTCTCCACGAACATTGCCTTCCAACTAGCGGATAAATGAAACCAAACGGGAAAagattactactactacaacagGTTATTTTGGCTGAGGAACATATGCAGGAGTTCAATCCCACCATTAGAAGATGATGTCCGACTTTAACCCCGGCCCGTTCTGTTTCAGAACCAGACTGGACAGAGGACACGAAGATGCCACTATCATTTCCACCAATCAGAGTGATGTCCGACAGAAGGTTTTCTCCAGAGAGTAAAAGGCTTTGAACTGGCCGCAATGAGTTTTGCGGAGGGCCTGAGGTCAACGAGGGACGAAACGGTCTGGGGAAAGACCAAGGACACGTGCATAGATGAGGATGGGTGAGGGTAAATTGAGATGACCAGATTTTGTCTCAAGTCAATTCACTGAGTGCTCAaagaatgattttaaataacGCTATGactataaatacaacaaaataccTCTCCAAAGAGAATTTCCTGAAGATGTTATTGACTTGCTCCAGATCGTACGAGTCCATTGTCTCAGACTGGTGGGAAGAtgaagatgaatggatggatgaaggcCCGTAGGAGGAAATGTCTAAGTCATGGTCATCTACAGTAAAGAAAGAGACATTTTTACAAAGACGAGTCACTTAAGTGTATGATTCAGCTGCGAGTGGGTGGAATAAATGATTTATGCGTGTTCATACCCATGTCGGCATTGTCTCCACTGTCAGTATCTGTCGGGTCTGAAATGGGAAGACTGAAAGAGAGATACAGCATAGTGAATTTTACTCTACAATGCCAATGACTTTACTATAGTTAATGGTATTTTTGTAGAAATGCATTCTAAATAACACATaaacagagctgggtagattactaaCAAATTATAATccattactgattccaaattacatgacaaaaatcacAGCTAGTAATGTAATCCgttacatttacacatttttacacaCTTTTGACCTAACTTTGATTTAAACACAGAAGGATAGCCTTGTACCATAGTCATATAAAatacaaagattaaaaaaaccTATATCAGAGAACCatgaaaatgcaaatgtgatacttaattattaaaatatttattgtaaaatatcaggggtacttcaagtaaatatattaggtgatcgcaattaatcgtatccaaaataaaagttagtgtttacataatatatgtgtgagtactgtgtatatttattaggtatatataaatacacacacttgcatgtatatataatttaatttatgcgtaaatatatatagacataaatattttttaaatatatacatatgtgtgtatatatttatataaacattataaatatacacagtactcacacatatataaacacaaattttattttggatgcgattaatcgcaattaatcatttgactgCCTTGTTCTAAAGACATAGAAACACATGGTTAAATAACCTAAAGAGcgataattgaaataaaaatcagtgtgttcatcagtagctGATGCAATATTGAAACAATTCTTAAACCTGACTAATGACCTGACTGACTGGTTCACAAAACTGAAAGACTTTCTGAATTCATATAAGCAGTAGGCTATtagaaaacagcatttaaaacgGGAAATTAGGGAGAATCAATACATTATCATTCACTGCTGTTGTGTAAATAATGTGCGATCATGCaatcaataaaaattaattgtagTCTTTTTACgagtatttgaaaatgtaatctaatctaattacaagtacttcatttttgtaatctgattcaaaatccagattacatgtaatcagttactacccagctctataACCACTGAATATTTTGTTACGTGTGATAATTAGCAACTATCCATGGTTTTAATTACCATTTGTATTGAGAGTTTGGGTTCTCCTTGCTTCTCCTGACAATGGAGCTCTGGTCTGGAGGCTCTGGCACGGTGGACAAGATACTGTCATTACGGCATCGCAGCTGAAGAGACACAAGAACATACACACCATTTAGCTTCAAAAAAGCAACTTGGAAAGACATACTATAAGAGGAAAATGTATTAACGtctacatttttaatgcagaTCTCTGCAGGAGAAATCACTGCACTGGCGCTGTTGAGACTTGTGTTGTCAGTGGCTGCAGGTTCTAACAGATCCCCATTGGTGAAAGGCATGGCTATATAATGAGAGATGAAATGAAAGGAAACTAAGCTTACAAAACATTCAGTGAACAATGCCATACAATAACAACATATTAACTGCAAGTTCACACGCAGCACCGTCAGAGCTCTTAAAAAAATTACCTTGGAATAGAGGACTTTTGGGTCCAGCAGCTGGAGATTTTGGTCTGTTAATCTAATAAATGAGAATGGCAGGCATTGAAATACAGCAAGAATAATGATCAAAGATGTATAATGAGAGATTATTATTAGCTATAAATAGCTATAAGTTTGTACTCACTCTGCCTTTAAGGTTACTTCTGCGTTGGAGTTTAGGCTCTTGATcatcaacagtttcttctccaGAGTCTTCTGAAGGTCCTCCGGCAGGTTGCCCAAAGTGCTGAGCTATAATTAATGGAGTAATGTCTCGTGGCAGACTCTGAGGGAGAAATATCatgataaaataagaaaaatactcCTGTCAAAATGAGTGTGTTAACACAAGCCATTAATGTCtgttggccaccccactcacaactgctgcttctgtctcttttttctttacaaGAATTACGTCTAAGAGcgcaataatatataaaagtttGTGAGAAAATATGATGCGTGTCAGATCCGTGTCATGTTTAGCagtggcagctcttaaagtaatagcggccaaataacctaataacccagctgctgtgatgtctgttaatcaaagaacaaaagtaaaaagaggaaatcaataacttctatggaaattaatttagtatttggtatttgataactttattcaatttttatatttcctacttgctgaaagGCACAGTAtatattctgaaaatatttgcatacatttaaatacttttattcatataattaatattatatataaatatatttaatatataaacataacaattTTCTTAACTATATCTATGCacgtgtgtatatgtatatatacataataaatatccacagtacacacacatatattatgtaaacaaaaactttcatttggatgcgattaatcacgattaatcgtttgacagcactaataaagACTGTCTGAAGTTAaatgaaaagttattttttaaaatctaataagtGTTACAATTAAGAACTCTCGTTTATAATGTAATGTTGAATGgatataattaattgttaaatattagggggaaaaaatctgACATCAGTATTagtatcagtgatactcaccTTGAGTCATAAAAACGACGCcactaaacaaatattaaaaaaatatattctcttTATGATGTTTCTACATTAATCTgtgatgtgaaattattgcaatataaaagctTTAATAAGATCAGTaagattaatcatgattaatcgcgattaatttcagaaaaaatctgattagttctttttttaaatcgatttagtgctgttaaacgattaatcgtgattaatcgcatccaaactaaaagtttttgtttacataatatatgtgtgtactgtgtttatttattatgtatatttaaatacacacgtgtggatatatttaagaaaaattttgtttatatattatatgtaaataaatgttaatattttcaaGATACatactgtgtatgtgtgtatttatatatacataataaatatatacagtacacatgcatatattatgtaaaaaaaaacttgcattttggatgcaattaattgtttgacagcacaaaaaaaaaatattcaatggTAACAGCCAATCAgtcaaaaaaaatcttttttttcaccTGATCCAAACCATTTTCTTTAGCCATCCGTCTCAGTTTGCACTCCAAGTTGACTATCTTGGCTTCTTTGCGTACGATTTCAATTTGAAGTTCATCGCTCCTCTCTTCCAACTCCCGTATTTGCTTGCGGTATTTGTCTTTGTCAATCAGACATTGAGACACGAGGTGTTGAGCATCGTCTCTTGACTTGAAAGCCTGTGCGACAGGGATAAACATACTATATTTATAGCCCTTTTAAGTAACAGGAAATGAAGTAAGCCATTAGTAGGAACATAGTACTCAACCTGGTCCCGCTCCCGTTCCAACTCTTCCAGCTGCACCATAACCGTATTCATGCGGTTCTTGTACATTTCGCAGTCCTTCACCAAAGTGGAGCACTTCAGTTCAAGGTCCTCCTTCTCTTCCAGGTACTGTGCATTATCagataaaacatttcttatttaaacTCATCAATACAATAAAGAGCAAAGTGGCATCATTCAAAATTGTATCGCATGACCTTGAGAGGAAATCTTACGGTTTCTTTTCAGCGCATTATTAATGCCTACTCCTCATTTCATCATTCCACACTAAACATTAAACGTTTCATGCAACTCAAACCTTGCTGACTGCATGTCGAAGAGACAAAGCTTCATCACCTACAGAGAAAAATGCTCTGCTACGGCATAAATTTCCATTTGTTGGAGCAGAAATTTCCATAGCATGCCAATAGTTTCAAACAAGGATTACTTTCCATGTCTCAATAAACAAACTAACATTAACATGTATTGGGGAATGCAGGATGTCTGGCTTTGACGAGCATTCTGCACGTATTAAACTTGGTTGAACttgttctcttttttcttttgcgACCGAAGTAGGCCTAAAATGCACATTATATGCAAGAAGTAGAGCATTTGAAAAGCTCCAAAAGAGGGCTGACTGTGATAAGAAGTCATTGCCGCCACCCATCCCCCTCCCTTCCTGTCTTAGCCCGAATTCTGACACTTTTCACACGTCACTTCAGATGCGCTTCTAATTAGAGCCGCAGCACATTGCAGAAGGGGCCACTTAGAGCAGCCAGTCCTCATCAGCCTCTGTCACTTCTCGTTCATGTGTGACAAGAGAAAAAACCTTTGCCTACACTTCATTATTTCTAGCCGTCAACTAAAAACTCTCATGCTGAGACCATATTAAATACACTTAAACCCCCATGAGGCCAATGTAATATCACATTTGCCATGTTTATTATAAGGACATTTGATCTTTCGGGAAGTGACCGAAATTGACCTGATGTGACCTGACGTGACCTGTCGCTTAAGTGAGCTGTCTACCTAGACAGCTTTTGCATGCACTATACAGTTGGTGCACTTACGGCAGTAAGACTGTTTCAGTCAAGTTATGCTGGCATATAAGATGACTCATTTtggcaaaaaaatgtattgcattGCTTGCAGATAAAGTAATTTCTACTTGCAATGCATCTAGCTTGCATATGAATAAAGGTATATAATTTCGTTAAATACGGATACAAAGTTGTTCCTCTTTCATAATGTCGCGTCAACACCAAATGCTACTTTCATAGCAAGAACAGAACAGGATcgtttaaaacacaattaaaaaaaaatatattaaaattaaatgcatttaaaataattaaattaaaataaataaataacataaattagcCTACTATAAGGTACACTACAGTTGAAAagtttgggtcagtaagatatttttaatgttcttgaaAAAATAAGTGATAGTGAAAAATAagcaatattgtgaatattattacaatttaaaaactggtttcttttttaatatacactaccagtcactaccagtttgttttttcctgcatttatttgatccaaagtaaaaacagtaacattttgaaatatatttatcatttaaaatttattctgtttgaatatattttaaaatgaatttattcctgtgatttttaaagctgaatttttagcatcattactccagtcacatgatccttgattaatcattctaatattctgatttgctgctcaaaaacatttattattattattattatgatgatgaaaaCAGAGTAGAAtttaaggtttctttgatgaatagaaagttcaaaagaacagcatttgtctaaaatagacatttttttcttttttgaaaagcaaatcagcatattagaatgattgctgAAGGATCAAGAGatactgaagtaatgatgctgaaaatgtagctttgaaatcacaggaataaattacatttgaaaatatatttaaatagaaaacagctattttacatagtaaaaatatttcaaaatgttactgtttttgctatccTTCGGATATCCTTTttgctgtaaataaatgcaggctttggtgagcagaagagacttctttaaaaaacattaaaaatcttactgttcaaacgtATTAacgtattaactaacatgaacaaacaatgaacaatacatttattacactatttatttgtctttgttaatgttaggtaataaaaatacagttgttcattgctaacaaacacaacttgtgattttaataatgcatacgtacatgttgaaattaacattaactaagattaataattgctgtagaagtattgttcattagttcatgttaactaatcaAAACctaattgtaaagtgttacccaaaaaGTAAGACTTAGTAacaccaaacattttttttttcaaagcatcCATTAGTATGTGCTAAGCATTGTTTGTATAGAAGCCTGAAgctaaaatgataattttttcaATGCGAGTCTGGTCCTAACCTTGTCCCGGAGCTCCTCGGCCTGTCGGACCTCTTCGTGCAGGTTATAGAGTCTGTTGACTAGCTCCTGACGATCCTCTAGAGCCTCCTGTCGGTCATGCTCCAGGATATCCAAGATGGCCTTGTCTGAATCAGGCAGAGGCCCGGGCTATGCataaaacgaaacaaaacaagcaTACAAAACAACTTTGAAATCTCTGACTTTGAGTAACCTTTTCTCAACTGTTGCTTTTCACAGTCTTTTATTTACTGTGATGCAAAATCGGTCCTCACCTGTATGATGGACTGCAACT
It contains:
- the card11 gene encoding caspase recruitment domain-containing protein 11 — protein: MENGGSMNLLDYGEALWENAEKNRYILCRFMNPNKLTSYLRQCKVIDEQDEDEVLNSRLLESKVNRAGRLLDILHTKGDRGYVVFLESLELYYPDLYKLVTGKEPTRRCSTIVVEEGQEGLIQFLMNEVMKLQQQSKAKDVQRVDIMTKCRTLEDEHKKLRLANQELQTFQERYNKMKEERNNYNDELIKVKDDNYQLAMRYAQLSEEKNMAVMRSRDLQLEIDQLKHKLNKVEEECKMERRQSLKLKNDIENRPRKEQIFELERENEVLKIKLQELQSIIQPGPLPDSDKAILDILEHDRQEALEDRQELVNRLYNLHEEVRQAEELRDKYLEEKEDLELKCSTLVKDCEMYKNRMNTVMVQLEELERERDQAFKSRDDAQHLVSQCLIDKDKYRKQIRELEERSDELQIEIVRKEAKIVNLECKLRRMAKENGLDQSLPRDITPLIIAQHFGQPAGGPSEDSGEETVDDQEPKLQRRSNLKGRINRPKSPAAGPKSPLFQAMPFTNGDLLEPAATDNTSLNSASAVISPAEICIKNLRCRNDSILSTVPEPPDQSSIVRRSKENPNSQYKCLPISDPTDTDSGDNADMDDHDLDISSYGPSSIHSSSSSHQSETMDSYDLEQVNNIFRKFSLERPFRPSLTSGPPQNSLRPVQSLLLSGENLLSDITLIGGNDSGIFVSSVQSGSETERAGVKVGHHLLMLEGNVRGEAQSVALDTCTKEEAHWTLQRCTGEVHLHYKHNYDGYRRLLKDIEDGTVVSGDSFYIRLNLNISSQLDNCSLNVRCDEVLHVLDTMHQGKCEWVCARVDPFTNKDTERGTIPSYSRAQQLLLVKIQKLMCRGGREEVETLRGLRNTLQPEEPTPTQDPKSSPRLSRASVFIFQLLQFVSRVDNKYKRMNSSERVRIVNGGNPSSVSRPGFETLRPEDTSDPESDLNKSLNLIPYSLVTPHQCQRKRPVLFTPNILSKTIVQKFLNLGGAMEFNICKPDIVTKDEFLMKQKIEPIIYSKEKQACTYECITPENIEAVAFKNKHCLLEADLSCVKDLLRREIYPIIIFIKICERNIKKLRRLPLRVDSEEEFLKMCRSKEKELETLPCLYANVEPDSWGGVEDLVKIIKDKIFEEQKKTVWVEQDLL